One Helianthus annuus cultivar XRQ/B chromosome 12, HanXRQr2.0-SUNRISE, whole genome shotgun sequence genomic region harbors:
- the LOC110894631 gene encoding probable ribose-5-phosphate isomerase 3, chloroplastic: MGSVSGGGSMDVPDVEAGSESRASDVECLPRRTYLKSNGGGRPFFNKGQIGTTNNHLINHRIIRTRTDPFVSNPTPHSPTTSVNHVFPILPLPSTLLHPPPPPQHHPHHHHPHPLPPSQPPKHLTFKAFSSPSPIQPLTQDDLKKLAADKAVEYVQSGMVLGLGTGSTAAFVVSKIGELLASGELKDIIGVPTSKRTQEQAALLGIPLSVLDDHPKLDLAIDGADEVDPDLNLVKGRGGALLREKMVEAASDKFVVVVDDSKLVSGLGGSGLAMPVEVVQFCWKYNLIRLQELFKQEGCDAKLRLSDDGKPYVTDNMNYIVDLYFKTAIKDAWAAGKEISAFEGVVEHGLFLDMTTAVIIAGKDGVSVKSK, translated from the exons ATGGGTTCAGTGTCAGGTGGTGGAAGTATGGACGTACCAGATGTAGAGGCAGGTTCTGAATCAAGAGCCTCTGATGTTGAATGCTTACCTCGCCGAACATATCTGAAGAGTAATGGTGGAGG gagacCCTTTTTCAATAAAGGACAAATTGGAACTACAAACAATCACTTGATTAATCATCGGATAATCAGAACCAGAACAGATCCATTTGTCAGCAACCCAACACCACATTCACCTACCACTTCCGTCAACCATGTCTTCCCTATCCTTCCTCTCCCGtccaccctcctccaccctcctccGCCACCACAACACCaccctcaccaccaccacccgcACCCACTTCCTCCCTCTCAACCCCCCAAACACCTCACCTTCAAAGCCTTCTCCTCCCCATCCCCTATCCAACCACTAACCCAAGACGACCTCAAAAAACTCGCCGCCGATAAGGCGGTCGAGTACGTCCAATCCGGCATGGTCCTTGGCCTCGGTACAGGCTCCACCGCCGCCTTTGTGGTATCGAAAATCGGTGAATTACTCGCCTCAGGCGAGCTAAAAGACATCATAGGCGTTCCCACATCGAAACGGACCCAAGAACAAGCTGCATTGCTCGGTATCCCCTTATCGGTCCTCGATGATCACCCGAAGCTCGACCTTGCAATCGATGGAGCAGATGAAGTTGACCCTGATCTTAACTTGGTTAAAGGCAGAGGTGGTGCACTCCTTAGGGAGAAGATGGTTGAAGCAGCTTCGGATAAGTTTGTAGTAGTTGTCGATGACTCGAAGCTTGTTTCGGGCCTTGGTGGGAGCGGGTTGGCAATGCCGGTTGAGGTTGTGCAGTTTTGTTGGAAGTATAATTTGATCAGGCTGCAAGAGTTGTTTAAACAAGAAGGGTGTGATGCAAAGTTGAGGTTGAGTGATGATGGGAAGCCTTATGTTACTGATAACATGAACTACATTGTGGATTTGTATTTCAAGACTGCGATTAAGGACGCCTGGGCTGCCGGAAAAGAGATTTCGGCTTTTGAAGGAGTGGTGGAGCATGGGTTGTTTCTGGATATGACCACCGCGGTTATCATCGCCGGAAAAGATGGTGTTAGTGTGAAGAGTAAGTGA
- the LOC110894629 gene encoding anthranilate synthase beta subunit 2, chloroplastic, whose protein sequence is MMMVASTLPQNSSIRVRSSLLPQNTQSLNRAPQFLPVNDVTMRGARSKEAKVFPRLCHAVSEKQSSNSIGAMAKNNSPIVVIDNYDSFTYNLCQYMGELGCNFEVYRNDELTVDELRKKNPRGILISPGPGAPQDSGISLQTVLELGPEVPLFGVCMGLQCIGEAFGGKIVRSPYGVMHGKSSLVYHNEGGEDGLFAGISNPFTVGRYHSLVIDKESFPSNSLEITAWTEDGLVMAARHKVYRHLLGVQFHPESIITPEGKTIVANFIKLIESKEAVSAP, encoded by the exons ATGATGATGGTGGCTTCTACATTGCCTCAAAACTCATCCATTCGAGTTAGATCTTCATTGCTGCCACAGAATACCCAATCTCTCAACAGGGCCCCACAGTTCCTCCCTGTAAATGATGTTACGATGCGCGGTGCACGGTCAAAGGAAGCTAAAGTTTTTCCAAGATTATGCCATGCTGTTTCCGAAAAACAATCTTCGAACTCGATCGGTGCCATGGCCAAAAATAACAGTCCTATAGTTGTCATCGACAATTATGACAGCTTCACTTATAACCTTTGCCAG TATATGGGAGAGCTGGGCTGCAACTTTGAGGTTTACAGGAATGATGAGCTTACCGTTGATGAATTGAGGAA GAAAAATCCGAGAGGTATTCTTATATCACCGGGACCAG GCGCACCGCAAGATTCCGGCATATCATTACAGACCGTGCTGGAACTTGGACCTGAAGTACCTCTGTTTGGTGTATGCATGGGATTACAGTGCATTGGTGAAGCGTTTGGAG GGAAAATTGTGCGGTCTCCTTATGGTGTCATGCACGGAAAAAGTTCACTGGTTTATCATAATGAGGGCGGGGAAGATGGTTTGTTCGCAGGCATATCGAA CCCGTTTACCGTTGGTAGATATCACAGCCTCGTGATCGACAAGGAAAGCTTTCCTAGTAATTCACTTGAAATTACAGCATGGACCGAGGATGGGCTTGTAATGGCTGCTCGCCATAAAGTGTATCGACATTTGCtg GGTGTGCAGTTCCATCCGGAGAGCATTATAACGCCCGAAGGCAAAACAATTGTTGCCAACTTCATCAAGCTAATCGAAAGCAAGGAAGCTGTTTCTGCTCCTTAG
- the LOC110892708 gene encoding uncharacterized protein LOC110892708, protein MAGKMEELKGMISEVQGKKGTRKCTYKEFMACNPLPFKGEIDPIACQRWIASTEAVFIRSHCEKEDQVMFATGLLQLRAKDWWDVYSKEIGEEKVQVLTWQEFKEPFLKYHSPQSAIDKIQEDFLHLRQKDETIDEITNVFLDKLKFCKDIAGTERMKINRYYGMLKAEYREFIIPAKCETLNELIDLARDREIEIRRQAERGEKRVSENVSSSSPSKKPKFQDQSKKDKAKGSVPKCKTCGKLHTGECLKGKKGCYNCGQEGHPYYRCPNPSRTCYNCFQPGHIKAECPKLQQKTDKEARKEEAPRAKGRMFQITTEEAKDHPNVVSVCRDCEIIIEDEKFAIDLIPMILGEFKVIVGMDWLAKHQAEIQCEKKIIHVLTSEGKRVSIQGERNINSKLCSIVQAYKYVRNGNKAFLTYVVDTKQNTPKIEEVEVVNEFLDVFPEDLPGLPPEREVDFKIELYPDAKPVAKAPYRLAPTEMRELMVTHLSDH, encoded by the exons ATGGCGGGTAAGATGGAAGAGTTGAAGGGAATGATTAGCGAAGTGCAAGGAAAGAAAGGAACTCGCAAATGCACATACAAAGAATTTATGGCGTGCAACCCGTTACCGTTCAAAGGAGAAATTGATCCTATAGCATGCCAAAGGTGGATTGCAAGTACTGAAGCGGTGTTCATAAGGAGTCATTGTGAGaaggaggatcaagtgatgttcgCCACCGGTTTGCTACAACTCCGAgctaaagattggtgggatgTCTATAGTAAGGAGATTGGGGAAGAAAAAGTTCAAGTCTTGACATGGCAAGAGTTCAAGGAACCTTTTCTAAAGTACCACAGTCCGCAATCTGCCATTGACAAGATCCAAGAAGATTTCTTACATCTTCGTCAGAAAGATGAAACCATTGATGAAATCACCAACGTGTTCCTTGACAAGCTGAAGTTCTGTAAAGATATAGCAGGAACGGAAAGAATGAAGATAAACCGTTATTACGGTATGTTGAAGGCTGAATATCGGGAGTTCATAATTCCCGCTAAATGTGAAACTTTGAATGAGCTCATTGACTTGGCCCGAGATAGGGAAATTGAAATAAGAAGACAAGCAGAAAGAGGCGAAAAGAGAGTATCTGAAAATGTTTCCAGCTCGAGCCCTTCAAAGAAACCAAAATTTCAAGATCAAAGCAAGAAGGATAAGGCGAAGGGTAGTGTTCCGAAATGCAAAACGTGTGGAAAGTTACACACGGGGGAGTGTTTGAAAGGGAAGAAGGGCTGTTACAATTGTGGTCAAGAGGGACACCCATACTATAGGTGTCCTAATCCTTCAAGAACGTGTTACAACTGTTTCCAACCGGGTCATATTAAGGCTGAGTGTCCCAAGCTTCAACAGAAAACCGATAAGGAAGCAAGAAAGGAGGAAGCCCCAAGAGCTAAGGGGAGGATGTTTCAGATCACAACCGAGGAAGCGAAGGACCACCCGAATGTTGTAtcag TTTGTAGAGATTGTGAAATAATCATTGAAGACGAGAAGTTTGCCATTGACCTTATTCCCATGATTTTGGGGGAATTTAAGGTTAtagttggcatggattggctagCTAAACATCAGGCCGAAATTCAATGTGAGAAGAAGATAATTCATGTGTTAACATCGGAAGGAAAACGAGTAAGCATACAAGGGGAAAGGAATATCAACTCGAAGCTTTGTTCTATAGTCCAAGCATACAAGTACGTACGAAATGGAAACAAGGCATTTCTAACTTACGTGGTGGATACTAAGCAGAATACCCCTAAGATAGAAGAGGTTGAAGTCGTGAACGAGTTTCTtgatgtttttccggaagatttaccggggCTTCCACCAGAACGCGAAGTGGATTTCAAGATTGAATTGTACCCTGATGCCAAACCCGTAGCCAAGGCCCCTTATAGGTTGGCCCCAACTGAAATGCGGGAGTTAATG gttacacacctcTCGGATCATTAA